From one Geoalkalibacter halelectricus genomic stretch:
- a CDS encoding PEP/pyruvate-binding domain-containing protein, with the protein MTAERASTGMPGLDEVLDGLRLGDNVVLNVDHIEEYRLFVEPYVACAIAARRPVIYMRFGSHAPLLQPQEGLTIHEFDPKAGFESFAVRIRALITEAGRGAFYVFDSLSDLLSAWATDQMVGNFFWVTCPYLFELDTIAYFALIRDRHSLKTIARIRDTTQVLLDVLTDEGRIHVHPLKVWQRHSPTMFLPHLMDGEQFIPLADSYHATRLLSRFAPSTPDTARRHLDHWYRLFLQAEELAEAGNDSEQYRDMVRHLCRHMMGQDERMLALARETFSLDDLLAVKARMIGTGFIGGKAVGMLLARDILLSAPDFDWSEHLEPHDSFFVGSNVYYTYIVHNGFWPLYARQKTPEGYFEAAAELRAKMLEGSFPEDIRVGFQQMLEYYGQYPIIVRSSSLLEDGFGNAFAGKYDSFFCVNQGSPEQRLAQLEDAVRRIYASAMSEDALAYRRQRGLEHLDEQMALLVQRVSGTYRGHWYFPELAGVGVSYNTFVWDKDMDPRAGMLRLVLGLGTRAVDRVEGDYPRLVALDAPLKRPHKGLEDARRFLQRDVDLLDISSNAVETVSLLKLANSATDLPLDLFATRDEEITRRLEERGRKGQKAWLLTFDQLLSETPFCETMQRLLKTLEKAYDYPVDVEFTVNFSTGDRPRINVVQCRPLQTRGERQRVEFPQDLDDRDLLLRSEGNFMGGNASLPLKQIIWVDPQGYSRLPLSDKYEVARLVGRLNRRIRRAEEPTLLMGPGRWGSSTPALGVPISFAEINNMAALAEVAFSSEGLMPELSFGSHFFQDLVEADIFYLALFPEARGVFFNETWVQNQPNALEGMMPASSRFKSVVKIIRVDQGPLQLLADVVSQRLLCTLP; encoded by the coding sequence ATGACTGCTGAACGAGCAAGCACTGGAATGCCCGGACTCGACGAGGTCCTCGACGGCCTGCGCCTCGGCGACAACGTGGTGCTCAACGTCGATCACATCGAGGAATACCGCCTGTTCGTCGAGCCCTACGTCGCCTGCGCCATCGCCGCGCGGCGCCCGGTCATCTACATGCGCTTCGGCAGCCACGCCCCCCTGCTCCAGCCCCAGGAGGGGCTGACCATCCACGAATTCGATCCCAAGGCCGGTTTCGAATCCTTCGCCGTGCGCATCCGCGCCCTGATTACCGAAGCCGGTCGCGGCGCCTTCTATGTCTTCGATTCCCTCTCCGATCTGCTCTCGGCCTGGGCGACGGATCAGATGGTGGGCAATTTCTTCTGGGTTACCTGCCCGTACCTCTTCGAACTCGACACCATCGCCTACTTTGCCCTGATCCGCGATCGCCACTCCCTCAAGACCATCGCCCGGATTCGCGACACCACCCAGGTACTGCTCGATGTACTGACCGACGAGGGGCGCATCCACGTCCATCCCCTTAAAGTCTGGCAGCGTCACAGCCCGACCATGTTTTTGCCCCATCTCATGGACGGGGAGCAGTTCATCCCCCTGGCCGACAGTTACCACGCCACACGCCTGCTCAGCCGCTTCGCCCCCTCGACCCCGGACACCGCGCGCCGCCATCTCGACCACTGGTACCGGCTGTTTCTACAGGCCGAGGAACTGGCCGAAGCAGGCAACGACAGCGAGCAGTATCGCGACATGGTGCGCCACCTGTGCCGGCACATGATGGGTCAGGACGAACGCATGCTGGCCCTGGCGCGCGAGACCTTCTCCCTGGACGATCTGCTGGCCGTCAAGGCGCGCATGATCGGCACCGGATTCATCGGCGGCAAGGCGGTGGGGATGCTGCTGGCGCGCGACATCCTACTCAGCGCCCCCGACTTCGACTGGTCCGAGCACCTCGAGCCGCACGATTCCTTCTTCGTCGGCTCCAATGTCTACTACACCTACATCGTCCACAACGGTTTTTGGCCCCTCTACGCACGCCAGAAGACCCCCGAGGGCTACTTCGAAGCGGCGGCCGAACTGCGCGCCAAAATGCTCGAAGGCAGCTTCCCCGAGGACATTCGCGTCGGCTTCCAGCAGATGCTCGAATATTACGGCCAGTATCCCATCATCGTGCGTTCGAGCTCGTTGCTCGAGGATGGCTTCGGCAACGCCTTCGCCGGCAAGTACGACAGCTTTTTCTGCGTTAACCAGGGCAGCCCCGAGCAGCGTCTGGCTCAGCTCGAGGACGCCGTACGGCGCATCTATGCCAGCGCCATGAGCGAGGACGCCCTTGCCTACCGCCGTCAACGCGGCCTCGAGCATCTCGATGAGCAGATGGCTCTGCTGGTGCAGCGCGTCTCGGGCACCTATCGCGGCCACTGGTACTTCCCCGAACTCGCCGGGGTCGGCGTGTCCTACAATACCTTCGTGTGGGATAAGGACATGGACCCGCGCGCCGGCATGTTGCGCCTGGTGCTGGGGCTGGGCACGCGCGCCGTCGACCGGGTCGAGGGCGACTACCCGCGCCTGGTGGCCCTCGACGCGCCCCTCAAGCGTCCCCACAAAGGTCTCGAGGACGCGCGACGCTTTCTCCAGCGCGATGTCGATCTGCTCGACATCAGCAGCAACGCCGTGGAAACCGTGTCCCTGCTCAAATTGGCCAACAGCGCTACCGATCTGCCCCTGGATCTTTTCGCCACCCGCGATGAAGAAATCACCCGGCGCCTGGAAGAACGCGGGCGCAAGGGACAAAAAGCCTGGCTGTTGACCTTTGATCAACTGCTGTCGGAAACGCCCTTTTGTGAAACCATGCAGCGCCTGCTCAAAACCCTGGAAAAAGCCTACGACTATCCCGTGGATGTGGAATTCACTGTCAACTTCAGCACCGGCGACCGGCCGCGCATCAACGTCGTGCAATGCCGCCCCCTGCAAACCCGCGGCGAACGCCAGCGGGTCGAGTTCCCTCAGGATCTCGATGACCGCGACCTGCTGCTGCGCAGCGAGGGCAACTTCATGGGCGGCAACGCAAGCTTGCCTCTGAAACAGATCATCTGGGTCGATCCCCAAGGCTACAGCCGCCTGCCCCTGAGCGACAAATACGAGGTGGCCCGCCTGGTCGGACGCCTCAACCGCCGCATCCGTCGCGCGGAAGAGCCCACCCTGCTCATGGGCCCCGGACGCTGGGGCAGCAGCACCCCGGCGCTCGGCGTGCCCATCTCTTTTGCCGAGATCAACAACATGGCGGCGCTGGCCGAGGTCGCCTTCAGCAGCGAGGGGCTGATGCCGGAACTCTCCTTCGGTTCGCACTTCTTTCAGGATCTGGTCGAAGCCGACATCTTTTACCTCGCCCTGTTCCCCGAGGCGCGTGGGGTATTTTTCAACGAAACCTGGGTGCAGAACCAGCCCAACGCCCTGGAAGGCATGATGCCGGCAAGCAGCCGCTTCAAGAGCGTGGTCAAGATCATTCGCGTCGATCAAGGGCCCTTGCAGCTCTTAGCCGATGTTGTCAGCCAGCGCCTTTTGTGCACCCTGCCCTGA
- the mltA gene encoding murein transglycosylase A yields the protein MKTLSRLVVSVAAVLLGGCLAVAPDLAPPEAQPVRVTTTFDQLEGWAEGDPRPGFEVFLNSCQAIGRRDPWVEVCAAAREVDAVDRIAVLRFFHTHFQPHRLQKPDGEVGGLITGYYVPNLRGSRTPSERYAWPLHAPPEDMLVVDLRTLHPGLSDYQLRGRLEGRRVVPYYTRAEIAAGKGALAGRELFWVEDPVELFFLHIQGSGRIHLENGEGIMVNYADMNGHPYRSIGRLLLERGAMTRDQMSMQNIRAWAQANPDSTQALLNENPRYIFFRELPGEVENPPGALGIPLTPRYSLAVDPRFVPLGAPVFLATTWPMEERPLRQLMGAQDTGGAIKGEVRGDFYWGLGEEGGHYAGRMRQQGRMWVLLPRGD from the coding sequence ATGAAAACTTTGTCCCGTCTTGTGGTCAGTGTCGCGGCGGTGCTGCTCGGCGGCTGCCTGGCTGTTGCCCCGGACCTGGCTCCGCCCGAAGCCCAGCCCGTGCGGGTGACCACCACCTTCGATCAGTTGGAGGGGTGGGCCGAAGGCGATCCGCGCCCCGGCTTCGAGGTGTTTCTCAATAGCTGTCAGGCCATCGGCCGCCGCGATCCCTGGGTGGAGGTCTGTGCCGCGGCCCGCGAGGTTGACGCCGTCGACCGCATAGCGGTGCTGCGCTTTTTTCACACCCATTTTCAACCGCATCGCCTGCAAAAGCCCGACGGTGAGGTCGGCGGGCTGATCACCGGCTACTATGTGCCTAATCTGCGTGGCAGCCGCACGCCCTCGGAGCGCTACGCCTGGCCCCTGCACGCGCCGCCCGAGGATATGCTGGTGGTCGACTTGCGCACCCTGCATCCGGGCCTTAGCGACTATCAGTTGCGCGGCCGTCTGGAGGGGCGGCGTGTGGTGCCCTATTACACCCGCGCGGAAATCGCCGCCGGCAAGGGCGCCCTGGCGGGGCGGGAACTGTTCTGGGTGGAGGATCCGGTGGAGTTGTTTTTCCTCCACATTCAGGGCTCGGGGCGCATTCACCTCGAAAACGGCGAGGGCATCATGGTGAACTACGCCGACATGAACGGGCATCCCTATCGCTCCATCGGCCGGCTGCTGCTCGAGCGCGGCGCCATGACCCGCGACCAGATGTCGATGCAGAACATCCGCGCCTGGGCGCAAGCCAATCCGGACAGCACTCAGGCGCTGCTCAATGAAAATCCGCGCTACATCTTTTTCCGTGAGTTGCCGGGCGAGGTGGAAAATCCTCCCGGAGCCCTCGGCATTCCCCTGACGCCGCGCTACAGCCTGGCGGTCGATCCGCGCTTCGTGCCCCTGGGCGCGCCGGTGTTTCTGGCCACCACCTGGCCCATGGAGGAGCGTCCTCTGCGCCAGTTGATGGGCGCCCAGGACACCGGCGGGGCGATCAAGGGTGAGGTGCGGGGCGATTTCTACTGGGGGCTGGGCGAGGAGGGCGGTCACTATGCCGGCCGCATGCGCCAGCAGGGCCGCATGTGGGTGCTGCTGCCGCGCGGCGACTGA
- a CDS encoding NAD(P)H-quinone oxidoreductase gives MKAVLLEGFGGIEVLKVGEAQRPVPKEGEVLIKVVATSINRPDLVQREGKYPPPPGDSEILGLEVAGTIEEIGPGVNGWQKGQRVMTLVGGGGYAEYAVAYASHLMPIPESLSFEEAACVCESYITAFLNVFMLGEFRDGQTAILHGGGGGVNTAGIQLAKALTPNSKLIITAHPSKIERVKELGADLVVDFTQTPDFSDAVKEFTNKKGVNLILDHVGAKYLAPNMNSLGYTGRLVIIGVISGIKAELNLALMMVKRQQIIGSVLRSRPVTEKAEIVAEFTRRALPKFADRSIVPIIEKVFSIDEVVEAHRMMEEDRHFGKIVLKIQ, from the coding sequence ATGAAAGCTGTTTTGCTCGAAGGATTCGGCGGCATCGAGGTTCTCAAAGTCGGCGAAGCCCAGCGTCCAGTGCCCAAGGAAGGAGAGGTGCTGATCAAGGTCGTGGCCACGTCCATCAACCGGCCCGACCTGGTTCAGCGTGAGGGCAAATACCCACCGCCTCCGGGAGATTCGGAAATCCTCGGCCTCGAGGTCGCCGGCACCATCGAGGAAATCGGCCCCGGAGTCAACGGCTGGCAAAAGGGCCAGCGCGTGATGACCCTGGTGGGCGGCGGCGGCTATGCGGAATATGCCGTGGCCTACGCCAGTCACCTCATGCCCATCCCCGAGAGCCTGAGCTTCGAGGAAGCGGCCTGCGTGTGCGAATCCTACATCACCGCCTTTCTCAACGTCTTCATGCTCGGCGAATTTCGCGACGGCCAGACCGCGATTCTGCACGGTGGCGGCGGCGGCGTCAATACGGCCGGCATCCAGTTGGCCAAGGCGCTGACCCCGAACAGCAAACTCATCATCACGGCGCATCCCAGCAAAATCGAGCGCGTCAAGGAACTCGGCGCCGACCTGGTCGTCGACTTCACCCAGACACCCGACTTCAGCGACGCCGTCAAGGAATTCACCAACAAAAAGGGCGTCAACCTGATTCTGGACCATGTCGGCGCCAAATACCTGGCGCCCAACATGAATTCCCTGGGCTACACCGGGCGGCTGGTCATCATCGGCGTCATCAGCGGCATCAAAGCCGAACTCAATCTGGCCCTGATGATGGTCAAGCGCCAGCAGATCATCGGCTCGGTGCTGCGTTCGCGTCCGGTGACGGAAAAGGCCGAGATCGTCGCCGAGTTCACCCGCCGCGCCCTGCCCAAGTTCGCCGACCGCAGCATCGTGCCCATCATCGAAAAGGTGTTCTCCATCGACGAGGTGGTCGAGGCGCACCGCATGATGGAAGAGGATCGCCACTTCGGCAAGATCGTGCTCAAAATCCAGTAG
- a CDS encoding response regulator, translating to MKKILIVDDQLAVRRLVEMTLETRGLHVLQADSGEAGIAAARVGRPDLIIMDIMMPGGMDGFEAVRELRSHPETQSCPIIILTANDQKPERAKAFACGAEDYLAKPFKLRDLLDKVERVLADASSPGS from the coding sequence ATGAAAAAAATCCTGATCGTCGATGACCAGTTGGCCGTGCGGCGGCTGGTGGAGATGACCCTGGAAACCCGCGGCCTGCACGTGCTGCAGGCGGACAGCGGCGAGGCGGGCATCGCGGCGGCGCGCGTCGGGCGGCCCGATCTGATCATCATGGACATCATGATGCCCGGGGGCATGGACGGTTTCGAGGCGGTCAGAGAGTTGCGCTCCCATCCCGAGACCCAATCCTGCCCGATCATCATTCTCACCGCCAACGATCAAAAGCCCGAGCGCGCCAAGGCCTTTGCCTGCGGCGCCGAGGACTACCTCGCCAAGCCGTTCAAGCTCAGGGATCTGCTGGACAAGGTCGAGCGGGTTCTGGCCGATGCTTCTTCCCCCGGTAGTTGA
- a CDS encoding nitrite/sulfite reductase domain-containing protein — MKKDILEKGAIIQRDKETYAIAPHIPGGITTPAQLRKIADVAEKYDAQALKITSAQRIAIVGFDEKHLDPMWEDLGEKPGAAIGLCIRSVKICPGTTYCKRGQQDSVTVGLEMDEKYHGMELPWKFKMGVSGCINDCAEGCIKDVALIGTPKGWNLMVGGNGGAQPRLSHKLVEHVPSDAEALALVDHLVNWFKKQDRRCRLGKFVEEMGIEAFREEALRDFGG; from the coding sequence ATGAAAAAGGATATTCTCGAAAAAGGCGCGATCATTCAGCGCGACAAGGAAACCTATGCCATTGCGCCGCACATCCCGGGGGGCATCACCACCCCGGCGCAACTGCGCAAGATCGCCGACGTGGCGGAAAAGTACGACGCCCAGGCGCTCAAAATCACCAGCGCCCAGCGCATCGCCATTGTCGGCTTCGATGAAAAGCACCTCGACCCCATGTGGGAGGATCTCGGCGAAAAACCCGGCGCCGCCATCGGCCTGTGCATCCGCTCGGTGAAGATCTGTCCCGGAACCACTTATTGCAAGCGCGGTCAGCAGGATTCGGTGACGGTCGGCCTGGAGATGGATGAGAAATATCACGGCATGGAATTGCCGTGGAAATTCAAGATGGGGGTTTCGGGCTGCATCAACGACTGCGCCGAGGGCTGCATCAAGGACGTGGCGCTGATTGGAACCCCCAAGGGGTGGAACCTCATGGTCGGCGGCAACGGCGGCGCCCAACCGCGCCTCTCCCATAAGCTCGTGGAGCATGTGCCCAGCGACGCCGAGGCCCTGGCCCTGGTCGACCATCTGGTCAATTGGTTCAAGAAGCAGGATCGCCGTTGCCGCCTCGGCAAGTTCGTGGAGGAGATGGGGATCGAAGCCTTTCGCGAGGAGGCGCTGCGCGATTTCGGCGGCTGA
- a CDS encoding response regulator transcription factor has product MKNQDVPPFRILLVEDEPHIAQGLVFNLEHEGFLVTHVETGEEALRELELAAYDLLVLDLMLPGISGLEVCRRVREKYPHLAILMVTALGEEHDRIAGLAEGADDYLPKPFNLDEFLLRVKAILRRVQRANGSAGQPRIHTFGDNRVDLQGARAETPRGSFDLTELEVKMLKVFFEREEELVTRRELLEKVWGMAPDTETRTLDNFIVRLRKYFEKNPARPVHFRTVRGRGYRFHRS; this is encoded by the coding sequence ATGAAAAACCAAGACGTCCCGCCGTTCCGCATACTGCTGGTTGAAGACGAACCGCACATCGCCCAGGGTCTGGTGTTCAACCTGGAGCACGAGGGCTTTTTGGTCACCCACGTGGAGACCGGCGAGGAGGCCTTGCGCGAACTTGAGCTGGCTGCCTACGATCTGCTGGTTCTTGACCTGATGCTGCCGGGGATTTCCGGCCTGGAGGTGTGCCGCCGGGTTCGGGAAAAGTACCCGCACCTGGCGATTCTCATGGTGACGGCCCTGGGCGAGGAGCACGACCGCATCGCCGGCTTGGCCGAAGGCGCCGACGACTACCTCCCCAAGCCCTTCAATCTTGATGAGTTTTTGCTGCGGGTCAAGGCGATTCTGCGGCGCGTGCAGCGCGCCAACGGCAGCGCCGGCCAGCCACGCATCCATACCTTCGGGGACAACCGCGTCGATTTGCAGGGGGCACGCGCGGAAACCCCGCGCGGCAGCTTCGACCTGACGGAATTGGAAGTCAAGATGCTCAAAGTCTTCTTCGAGCGCGAGGAAGAGTTGGTTACGCGGCGGGAATTGCTGGAGAAGGTCTGGGGAATGGCGCCGGACACCGAAACCCGCACGCTGGACAATTTCATCGTGCGGTTGCGCAAGTATTTCGAAAAAAACCCCGCCCGGCCGGTGCATTTTCGCACCGTGCGCGGGCGGGGCTATCGTTTTCACCGCTCGTAG
- a CDS encoding sensor histidine kinase produces MKFWRKLINPLFALIAIQLAWLLVVVVWIRWFVSSHQRLRELAEKYSPELLHGTIDWVLLAEGLLLLALILGGVYVIFIYWRRQASLYREQKKFIAQVTHELKSPLASLQLHLETIRLRKPQPEKLDAFVATMLADTERLHGLINNLLTANRLELKAPRLSLRKADFSAFVTNYFAQQQPSLPAHTRFELDVETGLVSRFEGESLEIVLRNLLENALFYSHPPADIQVSLRGEKNHCHLTIRDQGRGLPPEELKKVFRIFYRANRGSERIPGTGLGLFIARAIIRRHRGKIWLESAGPGKGTSVHILLPRLTEPA; encoded by the coding sequence ATGAAATTCTGGCGCAAGCTCATCAACCCACTGTTTGCTCTCATCGCCATCCAACTGGCCTGGCTGCTGGTGGTGGTGGTGTGGATCCGCTGGTTCGTCAGCAGCCACCAGAGATTGCGCGAGCTGGCGGAAAAATACAGCCCGGAGCTGCTGCACGGCACCATTGATTGGGTGCTGCTCGCCGAGGGGCTGCTGCTGCTGGCGCTGATTCTCGGCGGAGTCTATGTCATCTTTATTTACTGGCGCCGCCAGGCCTCGCTGTACCGCGAGCAGAAGAAATTCATCGCCCAGGTGACCCACGAACTCAAATCGCCCCTGGCCTCGCTCCAACTGCACCTTGAAACCATCCGCCTGCGGAAACCCCAACCCGAAAAGCTTGACGCCTTTGTCGCCACCATGCTCGCCGACACCGAGCGCCTGCACGGACTCATCAACAACCTGCTCACTGCCAATCGCCTGGAGCTCAAGGCGCCGCGCTTGTCCCTGCGCAAAGCCGACTTCTCGGCCTTCGTCACCAATTATTTCGCCCAGCAACAACCTTCGCTGCCCGCTCACACCCGCTTCGAGCTCGACGTCGAGACCGGCCTGGTCAGCCGCTTTGAAGGCGAATCCCTGGAAATCGTGCTGCGCAACCTGCTGGAAAATGCCCTGTTTTACAGCCACCCGCCAGCGGATATCCAGGTGAGCCTGCGCGGCGAAAAAAATCACTGCCATCTGACCATCCGCGATCAGGGCCGCGGCCTGCCGCCAGAGGAACTCAAAAAGGTATTTCGCATTTTCTACCGTGCCAACCGCGGCAGCGAACGGATCCCGGGAACGGGCCTGGGCCTGTTCATCGCCCGCGCCATCATTCGCCGCCATCGCGGCAAGATCTGGCTGGAGAGTGCCGGCCCCGGCAAGGGCACCAGTGTCCACATTCTGCTGCCACGCCTCACGGAGCCCGCATGA
- a CDS encoding NAD(P)H-dependent flavin oxidoreductase produces MTKSLTIGKHTVPFPLFQGGMGVRVSGGRLAGHVARCGGVGIVATAGIGINSSYYQEKNYFPANAQALRDEIRKAYEIAPDGVVGTNCMVAVSDFDDLVRISCEAGAKVIVAGAGLPLNLPGLTADYPDVALVPIVSSVKAAELIARKWKKGFDRLPDAVVVEDPDTAGGHLGEKPENIGTGQYDQYATVRGVKAYFREAFGVDMPVIAAGGIWDRADVLHALEQGADGVQMASRFVCTEECDAEDSYKQAYLNCRPEDIGLIMSPAGLPGRAIRANVDQVRQHDLDHGIICPSGCLKKCTYKEGQERFCIVHALDRAQRGDVDTGLIFCGTNAWKADRITTVQAIFDELFDLADGVPVGRAANG; encoded by the coding sequence ATGACTAAATCCCTGACCATCGGTAAACACACTGTACCCTTTCCCCTGTTCCAGGGCGGAATGGGCGTGCGGGTTTCCGGGGGCCGTCTCGCCGGCCATGTGGCCCGCTGCGGCGGTGTCGGCATCGTCGCCACCGCCGGCATCGGGATCAACAGTTCCTATTACCAGGAAAAAAACTATTTTCCCGCCAATGCCCAGGCCCTGCGCGACGAGATCCGCAAAGCCTATGAGATCGCCCCCGACGGGGTGGTCGGCACCAATTGCATGGTGGCGGTGAGCGATTTCGACGATCTGGTGCGCATCTCCTGCGAGGCGGGTGCCAAGGTGATTGTCGCCGGAGCCGGCTTGCCCCTCAATCTGCCGGGACTCACCGCCGATTATCCCGATGTGGCCCTGGTGCCCATCGTATCCTCGGTCAAGGCGGCCGAACTCATCGCGCGCAAATGGAAAAAAGGTTTTGATCGCCTGCCCGACGCGGTGGTGGTGGAAGACCCCGACACCGCCGGCGGCCACCTCGGCGAAAAACCTGAGAACATCGGCACCGGCCAGTATGACCAGTACGCAACGGTGCGCGGTGTGAAGGCCTACTTCCGTGAGGCTTTCGGCGTGGATATGCCGGTGATCGCCGCCGGCGGCATCTGGGATCGCGCCGATGTGCTCCATGCCCTGGAGCAGGGCGCCGACGGCGTGCAGATGGCCAGCCGCTTCGTGTGCACCGAGGAGTGTGACGCCGAGGACTCCTACAAGCAGGCCTACCTGAATTGCCGCCCCGAAGATATCGGGCTGATCATGAGCCCCGCCGGGTTGCCCGGCCGGGCGATTCGCGCCAACGTTGATCAGGTGCGCCAGCACGATCTCGACCATGGCATCATCTGTCCCTCGGGCTGCCTCAAGAAGTGCACCTACAAGGAGGGCCAGGAGCGTTTCTGCATCGTGCATGCCCTGGATCGCGCCCAGCGCGGCGATGTGGACACCGGCCTGATCTTTTGCGGCACCAACGCCTGGAAAGCCGATCGTATCACCACGGTGCAGGCAATTTTCGACGAACTTTTCGACCTGGCCGACGGTGTGCCGGTGGGGCGGGCCGCCAACGGTTGA
- a CDS encoding radical SAM/SPASM domain-containing protein: MAAVTATEEFIPKWIAWETTQRCNLSCVHCRCSSDMQSSEGDFTTEEAYKLIDDICAVSTPVMVLSGGEPLLRADIWDIARYGTSKGLRMCMATNGTLIDDAVCAKMKEVDLKMVSLSLDGSTAEIHDNFRNCPGAFEGVVRAAETMKRNGIKFLINSSFTKRNQQDIGATFRLAKSLGATAWYMFMIVPTGRGEEIMNELISGEDYEEILKWHYDQERQEDDILMRPTCAPHYYRIVPQMAKAEGVDFKRRSLTFSTGGGKGCIAAQTICLIDCFGNLKPCSYFHSSVGNVKQVPFKELWFNSRVFNDLRDTKKYKGKCGECEFINVCGGCRARADAVYGDYMQEEPFCSYIPPRTRKRLEKEAAELAPK, encoded by the coding sequence ATGGCCGCTGTAACCGCCACGGAAGAATTCATCCCCAAATGGATCGCCTGGGAGACCACCCAGCGCTGTAATCTGAGCTGCGTGCACTGCCGCTGTTCCTCGGACATGCAATCCTCCGAAGGAGATTTCACCACCGAGGAAGCTTATAAGCTGATCGACGACATTTGCGCGGTCAGTACGCCGGTCATGGTCCTGTCCGGCGGCGAGCCGCTGCTGCGCGCCGACATTTGGGACATCGCCCGCTACGGCACGAGCAAAGGCCTGCGCATGTGCATGGCAACCAACGGTACCCTCATCGACGATGCTGTTTGCGCCAAGATGAAAGAAGTCGACCTCAAGATGGTATCGCTGTCCCTTGACGGCTCGACGGCGGAGATTCACGACAACTTCCGCAACTGCCCCGGCGCCTTCGAGGGCGTGGTGCGCGCCGCCGAAACCATGAAGCGCAACGGCATCAAGTTTCTCATCAATTCCTCCTTCACCAAGCGCAACCAGCAGGACATCGGCGCCACCTTTCGGCTGGCCAAAAGCCTGGGTGCCACCGCCTGGTACATGTTCATGATCGTGCCCACCGGGCGCGGCGAGGAAATCATGAACGAGCTGATCTCCGGAGAAGATTACGAAGAGATCCTCAAGTGGCACTATGACCAGGAGCGCCAGGAGGACGACATTCTCATGCGCCCCACCTGCGCGCCCCACTATTACCGCATCGTGCCGCAGATGGCCAAGGCCGAAGGCGTCGATTTCAAGCGCCGCTCCCTGACCTTTTCCACCGGCGGCGGCAAGGGCTGCATCGCCGCGCAGACCATCTGCCTCATCGACTGCTTCGGCAACCTCAAGCCGTGCAGTTATTTTCACTCCTCGGTGGGCAACGTCAAGCAGGTGCCCTTCAAGGAACTCTGGTTCAACTCGCGGGTGTTCAACGACCTGCGCGACACGAAAAAGTACAAGGGCAAATGCGGCGAGTGCGAGTTCATCAACGTCTGCGGCGGCTGCCGGGCGCGCGCCGACGCGGTCTATGGCGACTACATGCAGGAGGAGCCCTTCTGCAGCTACATCCCGCCGCGCACCCGCAAACGCCTGGAAAAAGAGGCGGCCGAACTGGCGCCGAAGTGA
- the hemE gene encoding uroporphyrinogen decarboxylase encodes MSDYRFLKACWGEPVDRTPVWLMRQAGRYLPQYMAVRSKVSFLELCKTPELAAEVTIQPIDYLGADAAILFSDILTPVEPMGLKLDFVPGPVFENPVRTQADVDALRIPDMEEDVPYVLETIRILRREFEGRVPLIGFGGAPFTLACYMVEGKGSKDFAQIKRMMYAAPELYASLMEKITEMDRQYLNAQIAAGAQAIQIFDTWGGIVSPGDYEKFILPYTTKLINGLNRTGVPIIHFVKGAGTMLDLVKRAGSDVVGLDWHINLGKARNLLGSEVAVQGNLDPTVLYAPPAHIEQEVKRILDENDGRPGHIFNLGHGILPTVPPEHAKFMVECVQRLSAKG; translated from the coding sequence ATGTCCGATTACCGTTTTCTCAAGGCCTGTTGGGGCGAGCCCGTCGATCGCACGCCCGTGTGGCTCATGCGTCAGGCCGGCCGTTATCTGCCCCAGTACATGGCGGTGCGCTCCAAGGTGAGCTTTCTCGAGCTGTGCAAGACGCCCGAACTGGCCGCCGAGGTCACCATCCAGCCCATTGACTATCTCGGCGCCGACGCGGCGATTCTCTTCTCCGACATCCTCACCCCCGTCGAACCCATGGGCCTAAAACTCGACTTCGTACCCGGGCCGGTGTTCGAGAATCCGGTGCGTACCCAGGCCGATGTGGATGCCCTGCGTATTCCGGACATGGAGGAAGACGTTCCCTACGTGCTCGAAACCATCCGCATCCTGCGCCGCGAGTTCGAGGGGCGTGTGCCTCTTATCGGGTTCGGCGGCGCCCCCTTCACCCTGGCCTGCTATATGGTTGAAGGCAAGGGCAGCAAGGATTTCGCCCAGATCAAGCGCATGATGTACGCGGCGCCCGAGCTTTATGCGTCGCTCATGGAAAAAATCACCGAGATGGATCGCCAGTACCTCAACGCGCAAATCGCCGCGGGCGCCCAGGCCATCCAGATCTTCGACACCTGGGGCGGAATCGTGTCGCCGGGCGATTATGAAAAATTCATCCTGCCCTACACCACCAAATTGATCAACGGCCTCAACCGCACCGGCGTGCCCATCATCCACTTCGTCAAGGGTGCCGGAACCATGCTCGATCTGGTCAAGCGCGCCGGTTCCGACGTGGTCGGCCTCGACTGGCACATCAATCTGGGCAAGGCGCGCAACCTGCTCGGCAGCGAGGTGGCGGTGCAGGGCAATCTCGACCCCACCGTGCTCTACGCGCCGCCGGCGCATATCGAACAGGAAGTCAAGCGCATTCTCGATGAAAACGACGGGCGCCCCGGGCACATTTTCAACCTCGGCCACGGCATTTTGCCCACCGTGCCGCCCGAGCACGCCAAGTTCATGGTCGAGTGCGTGCAGCGCTTGAGCGCCAAGGGCTAA